The Elephas maximus indicus isolate mEleMax1 chromosome 19, mEleMax1 primary haplotype, whole genome shotgun sequence genome contains a region encoding:
- the ACBD4 gene encoding acyl-CoA-binding domain-containing protein 4 isoform X2, producing the protein MGTENEGPEPDCQKQFQAAVSVIQSLPKNGSYRPSYEEMLRFYSYYKQATMGPCLIPRPGFWDPIGRYKWDAWNSLGKMSREEAMSAYIAEMKVVAQKVIDTVPLGEVAEDMFGYFKPLYQVIPDMPRPPETFLRRVTGQKEQILNSNVGANLEPPYPAKEPAPPNPESQQPRDLDSEVFCDSLEQLEPELQVWAEQRGAPGGEPGTRTSPKPPREQEGLGGSLLGPQELDTWLVGTVRALQQSMQDVQGRLQSLESMPRPHKQGFPEIQFLKEPWRAMVKRLAANWKQRPPPSARPWPFRLSGPTLLFFLLWPFVVHWLFRQFRIQKR; encoded by the exons ATGGGCACCGAGAATGAAGGCCCAGAGCCAGACTGCCAGAAGCAGTTCCAGGCTGCAGTCAGCGTCATTCAGAGCTTGCCCAAGAACG GCTCTTACCGCCCCTCCTATGAAGAGATGCTGCGTTTCTACAGCTACTACAAACAAGCTACCATGGGCCCCTGCCTGATTCCCCGACCTGGTTTCTGGGACCCCATTGGACGCTATAAGTG ggATGCCTGGAACAGCCTGGGCAAGATGAGCAGGGAGGAGGCCATGTCTGCCTACATCGCTGAGATGAAGGTGGTTGCACAGAAG gtgattgacacagtgcctctgggtgaggtGGCAGAGGACATGTTTGGTTACTTCAAGCCTCTGTACCAGGTGATCCCTGACATGCCTAGGCCCCCGGAAACCTTCCTGAGAAGAGTCACAG GTCAGAAAGAGCAGATACTGAACAGCAATGTTGGGGCTAACTTGGAGCCTCCCTACCCCGCCAAGGAGCCAGCCCCTCCAAACCCAG AGTCCCAGCAGCCCAGGGATTTGGACTCTGAGGTTTTCTGTGATTCACTGGAGCAGCTGGAGCCAGAGCTG CAGGTTTGGGCGGAGCAGAGGGGAGCACCTGGAGGAGAGCCTGGCACCAGGACCAGCCCCAAGCCCCCCAGAGAGCAAG AGGGCTTGGGGGGCAGCCTGCTGGGACCCCAGGAATTGGACACGTGGCTGGTGGGAACAGTTCGGGCGCTGCAGCAGAGCATGCAGGATGTCCAGGGGAGACTGCAGAGCCTGGAGAGCATGCCCCGCCCCCACAAGCAG GGTTTTCCTGAAATACAgttccttaaggagccctggcgtgcaatggttaagcgcttggctgctaactggaag CAGAGGCCCCCACCCAGTGCCCGGCCTTGGCCCTTTAGGCTCTCAGGTCCCACACTGCTCTTCTTCCTCCTGTGGCCCTTCGTTGTCCACTGGCTCTTCAGACAGTTTCGAATCCAGAAGAGGTGA
- the ACBD4 gene encoding acyl-CoA-binding domain-containing protein 4 isoform X4, producing the protein MGTENEGPEPDCQKQFQAAVSVIQSLPKNGSYRPSYEEMLRFYSYYKQATMGPCLIPRPGFWDPIGRYKWDAWNSLGKMSREEAMSAYIAEMKVVAQKVIDTVPLGEVAEDMFGYFKPLYQVIPDMPRPPETFLRRVTGQKEQILNSNVGANLEPPYPAKEPAPPNPESQQPRDLDSEVFCDSLEQLEPELVWAEQRGAPGGEPGTRTSPKPPREQEGLGGSLLGPQELDTWLVGTVRALQQSMQDVQGRLQSLESMPRPHKQGFPEIQFLKEPWRAMVKRLAANWKQRPPPSARPWPFRLSGPTLLFFLLWPFVVHWLFRQFRIQKR; encoded by the exons ATGGGCACCGAGAATGAAGGCCCAGAGCCAGACTGCCAGAAGCAGTTCCAGGCTGCAGTCAGCGTCATTCAGAGCTTGCCCAAGAACG GCTCTTACCGCCCCTCCTATGAAGAGATGCTGCGTTTCTACAGCTACTACAAACAAGCTACCATGGGCCCCTGCCTGATTCCCCGACCTGGTTTCTGGGACCCCATTGGACGCTATAAGTG ggATGCCTGGAACAGCCTGGGCAAGATGAGCAGGGAGGAGGCCATGTCTGCCTACATCGCTGAGATGAAGGTGGTTGCACAGAAG gtgattgacacagtgcctctgggtgaggtGGCAGAGGACATGTTTGGTTACTTCAAGCCTCTGTACCAGGTGATCCCTGACATGCCTAGGCCCCCGGAAACCTTCCTGAGAAGAGTCACAG GTCAGAAAGAGCAGATACTGAACAGCAATGTTGGGGCTAACTTGGAGCCTCCCTACCCCGCCAAGGAGCCAGCCCCTCCAAACCCAG AGTCCCAGCAGCCCAGGGATTTGGACTCTGAGGTTTTCTGTGATTCACTGGAGCAGCTGGAGCCAGAGCTG GTTTGGGCGGAGCAGAGGGGAGCACCTGGAGGAGAGCCTGGCACCAGGACCAGCCCCAAGCCCCCCAGAGAGCAAG AGGGCTTGGGGGGCAGCCTGCTGGGACCCCAGGAATTGGACACGTGGCTGGTGGGAACAGTTCGGGCGCTGCAGCAGAGCATGCAGGATGTCCAGGGGAGACTGCAGAGCCTGGAGAGCATGCCCCGCCCCCACAAGCAG GGTTTTCCTGAAATACAgttccttaaggagccctggcgtgcaatggttaagcgcttggctgctaactggaag CAGAGGCCCCCACCCAGTGCCCGGCCTTGGCCCTTTAGGCTCTCAGGTCCCACACTGCTCTTCTTCCTCCTGTGGCCCTTCGTTGTCCACTGGCTCTTCAGACAGTTTCGAATCCAGAAGAGGTGA
- the ACBD4 gene encoding acyl-CoA-binding domain-containing protein 4 isoform X7, whose translation MGTENEGPEPDCQKQFQAAVSVIQSLPKNGSYRPSYEEMLRFYSYYKQATMGPCLIPRPGFWDPIGRYKWDAWNSLGKMSREEAMSAYIAEMKVVAQKVIDTVPLGEVAEDMFGYFKPLYQVIPDMPRPPETFLRRVTGQKEQILNSNVGANLEPPYPAKEPAPPNPESQQPRDLDSEVFCDSLEQLEPELVWAEQRGAPGGEPGTRTSPKPPREQEGLGGSLLGPQELDTWLVGTVRALQQSMQDVQGRLQSLESMPRPHKQRPPPSARPWPFRLSGPTLLFFLLWPFVVHWLFRQFRIQKR comes from the exons ATGGGCACCGAGAATGAAGGCCCAGAGCCAGACTGCCAGAAGCAGTTCCAGGCTGCAGTCAGCGTCATTCAGAGCTTGCCCAAGAACG GCTCTTACCGCCCCTCCTATGAAGAGATGCTGCGTTTCTACAGCTACTACAAACAAGCTACCATGGGCCCCTGCCTGATTCCCCGACCTGGTTTCTGGGACCCCATTGGACGCTATAAGTG ggATGCCTGGAACAGCCTGGGCAAGATGAGCAGGGAGGAGGCCATGTCTGCCTACATCGCTGAGATGAAGGTGGTTGCACAGAAG gtgattgacacagtgcctctgggtgaggtGGCAGAGGACATGTTTGGTTACTTCAAGCCTCTGTACCAGGTGATCCCTGACATGCCTAGGCCCCCGGAAACCTTCCTGAGAAGAGTCACAG GTCAGAAAGAGCAGATACTGAACAGCAATGTTGGGGCTAACTTGGAGCCTCCCTACCCCGCCAAGGAGCCAGCCCCTCCAAACCCAG AGTCCCAGCAGCCCAGGGATTTGGACTCTGAGGTTTTCTGTGATTCACTGGAGCAGCTGGAGCCAGAGCTG GTTTGGGCGGAGCAGAGGGGAGCACCTGGAGGAGAGCCTGGCACCAGGACCAGCCCCAAGCCCCCCAGAGAGCAAG AGGGCTTGGGGGGCAGCCTGCTGGGACCCCAGGAATTGGACACGTGGCTGGTGGGAACAGTTCGGGCGCTGCAGCAGAGCATGCAGGATGTCCAGGGGAGACTGCAGAGCCTGGAGAGCATGCCCCGCCCCCACAAGCAG AGGCCCCCACCCAGTGCCCGGCCTTGGCCCTTTAGGCTCTCAGGTCCCACACTGCTCTTCTTCCTCCTGTGGCCCTTCGTTGTCCACTGGCTCTTCAGACAGTTTCGAATCCAGAAGAGGTGA
- the ACBD4 gene encoding acyl-CoA-binding domain-containing protein 4 isoform X1 — MGTENEGPEPDCQKQFQAAVSVIQSLPKNGSYRPSYEEMLRFYSYYKQATMGPCLIPRPGFWDPIGRYKWDAWNSLGKMSREEAMSAYIAEMKVVAQKVIDTVPLGEVAEDMFGYFKPLYQVIPDMPRPPETFLRRVTAGQKEQILNSNVGANLEPPYPAKEPAPPNPESQQPRDLDSEVFCDSLEQLEPELQVWAEQRGAPGGEPGTRTSPKPPREQEGLGGSLLGPQELDTWLVGTVRALQQSMQDVQGRLQSLESMPRPHKQGFPEIQFLKEPWRAMVKRLAANWKQRPPPSARPWPFRLSGPTLLFFLLWPFVVHWLFRQFRIQKR; from the exons ATGGGCACCGAGAATGAAGGCCCAGAGCCAGACTGCCAGAAGCAGTTCCAGGCTGCAGTCAGCGTCATTCAGAGCTTGCCCAAGAACG GCTCTTACCGCCCCTCCTATGAAGAGATGCTGCGTTTCTACAGCTACTACAAACAAGCTACCATGGGCCCCTGCCTGATTCCCCGACCTGGTTTCTGGGACCCCATTGGACGCTATAAGTG ggATGCCTGGAACAGCCTGGGCAAGATGAGCAGGGAGGAGGCCATGTCTGCCTACATCGCTGAGATGAAGGTGGTTGCACAGAAG gtgattgacacagtgcctctgggtgaggtGGCAGAGGACATGTTTGGTTACTTCAAGCCTCTGTACCAGGTGATCCCTGACATGCCTAGGCCCCCGGAAACCTTCCTGAGAAGAGTCACAG CAGGTCAGAAAGAGCAGATACTGAACAGCAATGTTGGGGCTAACTTGGAGCCTCCCTACCCCGCCAAGGAGCCAGCCCCTCCAAACCCAG AGTCCCAGCAGCCCAGGGATTTGGACTCTGAGGTTTTCTGTGATTCACTGGAGCAGCTGGAGCCAGAGCTG CAGGTTTGGGCGGAGCAGAGGGGAGCACCTGGAGGAGAGCCTGGCACCAGGACCAGCCCCAAGCCCCCCAGAGAGCAAG AGGGCTTGGGGGGCAGCCTGCTGGGACCCCAGGAATTGGACACGTGGCTGGTGGGAACAGTTCGGGCGCTGCAGCAGAGCATGCAGGATGTCCAGGGGAGACTGCAGAGCCTGGAGAGCATGCCCCGCCCCCACAAGCAG GGTTTTCCTGAAATACAgttccttaaggagccctggcgtgcaatggttaagcgcttggctgctaactggaag CAGAGGCCCCCACCCAGTGCCCGGCCTTGGCCCTTTAGGCTCTCAGGTCCCACACTGCTCTTCTTCCTCCTGTGGCCCTTCGTTGTCCACTGGCTCTTCAGACAGTTTCGAATCCAGAAGAGGTGA
- the ACBD4 gene encoding acyl-CoA-binding domain-containing protein 4 isoform X8, whose product MGTENEGPEPDCQKQFQAAVSVIQSLPKNGSYRPSYEEMLRFYSYYKQATMGPCLIPRPGFWDPIGRYKWDAWNSLGKMSREEAMSAYIAEMKVVAQKVIDTVPLGEVAEDMFGYFKPLYQVIPDMPRPPETFLRRVTAGQKEQILNSNVGANLEPPYPAKEPAPPNPESQQPRDLDSEVFCDSLEQLEPELQVWAEQRGAPGGEPGTRTSPKPPREQEGLGGSLLGPQELDTWLVGTVRALQQSMQDVQGRLQSLESMPRPHKQPASSREWCGSCCKQGSQGY is encoded by the exons ATGGGCACCGAGAATGAAGGCCCAGAGCCAGACTGCCAGAAGCAGTTCCAGGCTGCAGTCAGCGTCATTCAGAGCTTGCCCAAGAACG GCTCTTACCGCCCCTCCTATGAAGAGATGCTGCGTTTCTACAGCTACTACAAACAAGCTACCATGGGCCCCTGCCTGATTCCCCGACCTGGTTTCTGGGACCCCATTGGACGCTATAAGTG ggATGCCTGGAACAGCCTGGGCAAGATGAGCAGGGAGGAGGCCATGTCTGCCTACATCGCTGAGATGAAGGTGGTTGCACAGAAG gtgattgacacagtgcctctgggtgaggtGGCAGAGGACATGTTTGGTTACTTCAAGCCTCTGTACCAGGTGATCCCTGACATGCCTAGGCCCCCGGAAACCTTCCTGAGAAGAGTCACAG CAGGTCAGAAAGAGCAGATACTGAACAGCAATGTTGGGGCTAACTTGGAGCCTCCCTACCCCGCCAAGGAGCCAGCCCCTCCAAACCCAG AGTCCCAGCAGCCCAGGGATTTGGACTCTGAGGTTTTCTGTGATTCACTGGAGCAGCTGGAGCCAGAGCTG CAGGTTTGGGCGGAGCAGAGGGGAGCACCTGGAGGAGAGCCTGGCACCAGGACCAGCCCCAAGCCCCCCAGAGAGCAAG AGGGCTTGGGGGGCAGCCTGCTGGGACCCCAGGAATTGGACACGTGGCTGGTGGGAACAGTTCGGGCGCTGCAGCAGAGCATGCAGGATGTCCAGGGGAGACTGCAGAGCCTGGAGAGCATGCCCCGCCCCCACAAGCAG CCTGCCTCCTCCAGAGAATGGTGTGGCTCATGTTGCAAGCAGGGAAGCCAGGGGTACTGA
- the HEXIM1 gene encoding protein HEXIM1, whose amino-acid sequence MAEPLLSEYQHRPQTNNCTGAAAAVHEERNPESPPGAEERVPEEDSRWQSRASPQSGCRPVQEGEGNLEPRPPPLLTQACPEPSCPEAVEKGQNGDDLPTGRVSPPAAGGEPRPEAGPPAHPCQDSEANKLGTPASGGEEMWGQQQRQLGKKKHRRRPSKKKRHWKPYYKLTWEEKKKFDEKQSQRASRMRAEMFAKGQPVAPYNTTQFLMDDHDQEEPDLKTGLYPKRAAAKSDDTSDEDFMEEAGEEDGGSDGMGGDGSEFLQRDFSETYERYHAESLQNMSKQELIKEYLELEKCLSRMEDENNRLRLESKRLGSDDARVRELELELDRLRAENLQLLTENELHRQQERAPLSKFGD is encoded by the coding sequence ATGGCCGAGCCACTCCTGTCAGAATATCAGCACCGGCCGCAAACTAACAACTGTacaggtgctgctgctgctgtccatGAAGAGCGGAACCCCGAGAGCCCCCCGGGCGCGGAGGAGCGGGTGCCCGAGGAGGACAGTAGGTGGCAATCGAGAGCGTCCCCCCAGTCGGGCTGCCGTCCGGTGCAGGAGGGGGAAGGGAACCTGGAGCCCCGGCCACCTCCCCTACTGACCCAGGCCTGCCCAGAGCCTAGCTGCCCCGAAGCGGTGGAAAAGGGCCAGAATGGGGACGACCTGCCCACTGGCAGAGTCTCCCCGCCAGCGGCGGGAGGGGAGCCAAGGCCCGAGGCCGGACCGCCCGCCCACCCGTGTCAGGACTCCGAGGCCAACAAGTTGGGGACACCTGCCTCCGGGGGCGAGGAGATGTGGGGACAGCAGCAGAGACAGCTGGGCAAGAAAAAGCATAGGAGACGCCCCTCCAAGAAGAAGAGGCATTGGAAACCGTACTACAAGCTGACCTGGGAGGAGAAGAAAAAGTTCGACGAGAAACAGAGCCAGCGAGCTTCGAGGATGCGAGCCGAGATGTTCGCCAAGGGCCAGCCGGTCGCGCCCTACAACACCACGCAATTCCTCATGGATGACCACGACCAGGAGGAGCCGGATCTCAAAACCGGCCTCTACCCCAAGCGGGCCGCCGCTAAATCCGACGATACCAGCGATGAGGACTTCATGGAAGAAGCGGGTGAGGAGGACGGGGGCAGCGACGGAATGGGAGGGGACGGCAGTGAGTTTCTGCAGCGGGACTTCTCGGAAACCTACGAGCGGTACCACGCGGAGAGCCTGCAGAACATGAGCAAGCAGGAGCTCATCAAGGAATACCTAGAGCTAGAGAAGTGCCTCTCGCGCATGGAGGACGAGAACAACCGGCTGCGGCTGGAAAGCAAGCGGCTGGGCAGCGATGACGCGCGGGTGCgggagctggagctggagctggacCGGCTGCGCGCCGAGAACCTCCAGCTGCTGACCGAGAACGAACTGCACCGGCAGCAGGAGCGAGCGCCGCTTTCCAAGTTTGGAGACTAG
- the ACBD4 gene encoding acyl-CoA-binding domain-containing protein 4 isoform X5 — MGTENEGPEPDCQKQFQAAVSVIQSLPKNGSYRPSYEEMLRFYSYYKQATMGPCLIPRPGFWDPIGRYKWDAWNSLGKMSREEAMSAYIAEMKVVAQKVIDTVPLGEVAEDMFGYFKPLYQVIPDMPRPPETFLRRVTAGQKEQILNSNVGANLEPPYPAKEPAPPNPESQQPRDLDSEVFCDSLEQLEPELQVWAEQRGAPGGEPGTRTSPKPPREQEGLGGSLLGPQELDTWLVGTVRALQQSMQDVQGRLQSLESMPRPHKQQRPPPSARPWPFRLSGPTLLFFLLWPFVVHWLFRQFRIQKR, encoded by the exons ATGGGCACCGAGAATGAAGGCCCAGAGCCAGACTGCCAGAAGCAGTTCCAGGCTGCAGTCAGCGTCATTCAGAGCTTGCCCAAGAACG GCTCTTACCGCCCCTCCTATGAAGAGATGCTGCGTTTCTACAGCTACTACAAACAAGCTACCATGGGCCCCTGCCTGATTCCCCGACCTGGTTTCTGGGACCCCATTGGACGCTATAAGTG ggATGCCTGGAACAGCCTGGGCAAGATGAGCAGGGAGGAGGCCATGTCTGCCTACATCGCTGAGATGAAGGTGGTTGCACAGAAG gtgattgacacagtgcctctgggtgaggtGGCAGAGGACATGTTTGGTTACTTCAAGCCTCTGTACCAGGTGATCCCTGACATGCCTAGGCCCCCGGAAACCTTCCTGAGAAGAGTCACAG CAGGTCAGAAAGAGCAGATACTGAACAGCAATGTTGGGGCTAACTTGGAGCCTCCCTACCCCGCCAAGGAGCCAGCCCCTCCAAACCCAG AGTCCCAGCAGCCCAGGGATTTGGACTCTGAGGTTTTCTGTGATTCACTGGAGCAGCTGGAGCCAGAGCTG CAGGTTTGGGCGGAGCAGAGGGGAGCACCTGGAGGAGAGCCTGGCACCAGGACCAGCCCCAAGCCCCCCAGAGAGCAAG AGGGCTTGGGGGGCAGCCTGCTGGGACCCCAGGAATTGGACACGTGGCTGGTGGGAACAGTTCGGGCGCTGCAGCAGAGCATGCAGGATGTCCAGGGGAGACTGCAGAGCCTGGAGAGCATGCCCCGCCCCCACAAGCAG CAGAGGCCCCCACCCAGTGCCCGGCCTTGGCCCTTTAGGCTCTCAGGTCCCACACTGCTCTTCTTCCTCCTGTGGCCCTTCGTTGTCCACTGGCTCTTCAGACAGTTTCGAATCCAGAAGAGGTGA
- the ACBD4 gene encoding acyl-CoA-binding domain-containing protein 4 isoform X6, which produces MGTENEGPEPDCQKQFQAAVSVIQSLPKNGSYRPSYEEMLRFYSYYKQATMGPCLIPRPGFWDPIGRYKWDAWNSLGKMSREEAMSAYIAEMKVVAQKVIDTVPLGEVAEDMFGYFKPLYQVIPDMPRPPETFLRRVTAGQKEQILNSNVGANLEPPYPAKEPAPPNPESQQPRDLDSEVFCDSLEQLEPELQVWAEQRGAPGGEPGTRTSPKPPREQEGLGGSLLGPQELDTWLVGTVRALQQSMQDVQGRLQSLESMPRPHKQRPPPSARPWPFRLSGPTLLFFLLWPFVVHWLFRQFRIQKR; this is translated from the exons ATGGGCACCGAGAATGAAGGCCCAGAGCCAGACTGCCAGAAGCAGTTCCAGGCTGCAGTCAGCGTCATTCAGAGCTTGCCCAAGAACG GCTCTTACCGCCCCTCCTATGAAGAGATGCTGCGTTTCTACAGCTACTACAAACAAGCTACCATGGGCCCCTGCCTGATTCCCCGACCTGGTTTCTGGGACCCCATTGGACGCTATAAGTG ggATGCCTGGAACAGCCTGGGCAAGATGAGCAGGGAGGAGGCCATGTCTGCCTACATCGCTGAGATGAAGGTGGTTGCACAGAAG gtgattgacacagtgcctctgggtgaggtGGCAGAGGACATGTTTGGTTACTTCAAGCCTCTGTACCAGGTGATCCCTGACATGCCTAGGCCCCCGGAAACCTTCCTGAGAAGAGTCACAG CAGGTCAGAAAGAGCAGATACTGAACAGCAATGTTGGGGCTAACTTGGAGCCTCCCTACCCCGCCAAGGAGCCAGCCCCTCCAAACCCAG AGTCCCAGCAGCCCAGGGATTTGGACTCTGAGGTTTTCTGTGATTCACTGGAGCAGCTGGAGCCAGAGCTG CAGGTTTGGGCGGAGCAGAGGGGAGCACCTGGAGGAGAGCCTGGCACCAGGACCAGCCCCAAGCCCCCCAGAGAGCAAG AGGGCTTGGGGGGCAGCCTGCTGGGACCCCAGGAATTGGACACGTGGCTGGTGGGAACAGTTCGGGCGCTGCAGCAGAGCATGCAGGATGTCCAGGGGAGACTGCAGAGCCTGGAGAGCATGCCCCGCCCCCACAAGCAG AGGCCCCCACCCAGTGCCCGGCCTTGGCCCTTTAGGCTCTCAGGTCCCACACTGCTCTTCTTCCTCCTGTGGCCCTTCGTTGTCCACTGGCTCTTCAGACAGTTTCGAATCCAGAAGAGGTGA
- the ACBD4 gene encoding acyl-CoA-binding domain-containing protein 4 isoform X3: protein MGTENEGPEPDCQKQFQAAVSVIQSLPKNGSYRPSYEEMLRFYSYYKQATMGPCLIPRPGFWDPIGRYKWDAWNSLGKMSREEAMSAYIAEMKVVAQKVIDTVPLGEVAEDMFGYFKPLYQVIPDMPRPPETFLRRVTAGQKEQILNSNVGANLEPPYPAKEPAPPNPESQQPRDLDSEVFCDSLEQLEPELVWAEQRGAPGGEPGTRTSPKPPREQEGLGGSLLGPQELDTWLVGTVRALQQSMQDVQGRLQSLESMPRPHKQGFPEIQFLKEPWRAMVKRLAANWKQRPPPSARPWPFRLSGPTLLFFLLWPFVVHWLFRQFRIQKR, encoded by the exons ATGGGCACCGAGAATGAAGGCCCAGAGCCAGACTGCCAGAAGCAGTTCCAGGCTGCAGTCAGCGTCATTCAGAGCTTGCCCAAGAACG GCTCTTACCGCCCCTCCTATGAAGAGATGCTGCGTTTCTACAGCTACTACAAACAAGCTACCATGGGCCCCTGCCTGATTCCCCGACCTGGTTTCTGGGACCCCATTGGACGCTATAAGTG ggATGCCTGGAACAGCCTGGGCAAGATGAGCAGGGAGGAGGCCATGTCTGCCTACATCGCTGAGATGAAGGTGGTTGCACAGAAG gtgattgacacagtgcctctgggtgaggtGGCAGAGGACATGTTTGGTTACTTCAAGCCTCTGTACCAGGTGATCCCTGACATGCCTAGGCCCCCGGAAACCTTCCTGAGAAGAGTCACAG CAGGTCAGAAAGAGCAGATACTGAACAGCAATGTTGGGGCTAACTTGGAGCCTCCCTACCCCGCCAAGGAGCCAGCCCCTCCAAACCCAG AGTCCCAGCAGCCCAGGGATTTGGACTCTGAGGTTTTCTGTGATTCACTGGAGCAGCTGGAGCCAGAGCTG GTTTGGGCGGAGCAGAGGGGAGCACCTGGAGGAGAGCCTGGCACCAGGACCAGCCCCAAGCCCCCCAGAGAGCAAG AGGGCTTGGGGGGCAGCCTGCTGGGACCCCAGGAATTGGACACGTGGCTGGTGGGAACAGTTCGGGCGCTGCAGCAGAGCATGCAGGATGTCCAGGGGAGACTGCAGAGCCTGGAGAGCATGCCCCGCCCCCACAAGCAG GGTTTTCCTGAAATACAgttccttaaggagccctggcgtgcaatggttaagcgcttggctgctaactggaag CAGAGGCCCCCACCCAGTGCCCGGCCTTGGCCCTTTAGGCTCTCAGGTCCCACACTGCTCTTCTTCCTCCTGTGGCCCTTCGTTGTCCACTGGCTCTTCAGACAGTTTCGAATCCAGAAGAGGTGA
- the ACBD4 gene encoding acyl-CoA-binding domain-containing protein 4 isoform X9 codes for MGTENEGPEPDCQKQFQAAVSVIQSLPKNGSYRPSYEEMLRFYSYYKQATMGPCLIPRPGFWDPIGRYKWDAWNSLGKMSREEAMSAYIAEMKVVAQKVIDTVPLGEVAEDMFGYFKPLYQVIPDMPRPPETFLRRVTAGQKEQILNSNVGANLEPPYPAKEPAPPNPESQQPRDLDSEVFCDSLEQLEPELQVWAEQRGAPGGEPGTRTSPKPPREQEGLGGSLLGPQELDTWLVGTVRALQQSMQDVQGRLQSLESMPRPHKQMRKLRL; via the exons ATGGGCACCGAGAATGAAGGCCCAGAGCCAGACTGCCAGAAGCAGTTCCAGGCTGCAGTCAGCGTCATTCAGAGCTTGCCCAAGAACG GCTCTTACCGCCCCTCCTATGAAGAGATGCTGCGTTTCTACAGCTACTACAAACAAGCTACCATGGGCCCCTGCCTGATTCCCCGACCTGGTTTCTGGGACCCCATTGGACGCTATAAGTG ggATGCCTGGAACAGCCTGGGCAAGATGAGCAGGGAGGAGGCCATGTCTGCCTACATCGCTGAGATGAAGGTGGTTGCACAGAAG gtgattgacacagtgcctctgggtgaggtGGCAGAGGACATGTTTGGTTACTTCAAGCCTCTGTACCAGGTGATCCCTGACATGCCTAGGCCCCCGGAAACCTTCCTGAGAAGAGTCACAG CAGGTCAGAAAGAGCAGATACTGAACAGCAATGTTGGGGCTAACTTGGAGCCTCCCTACCCCGCCAAGGAGCCAGCCCCTCCAAACCCAG AGTCCCAGCAGCCCAGGGATTTGGACTCTGAGGTTTTCTGTGATTCACTGGAGCAGCTGGAGCCAGAGCTG CAGGTTTGGGCGGAGCAGAGGGGAGCACCTGGAGGAGAGCCTGGCACCAGGACCAGCCCCAAGCCCCCCAGAGAGCAAG AGGGCTTGGGGGGCAGCCTGCTGGGACCCCAGGAATTGGACACGTGGCTGGTGGGAACAGTTCGGGCGCTGCAGCAGAGCATGCAGGATGTCCAGGGGAGACTGCAGAGCCTGGAGAGCATGCCCCGCCCCCACAAGCAG atgaggaaactaaggctctga